One Natrinema marinum genomic window carries:
- a CDS encoding plastocyanin/azurin family copper-binding protein, whose product MTSTSRRSVLRSSACAVGLALAGCLERVTDRSSDGDDEVPKNAGEPGTPAERVTVTASSNPYPEFNPQVVHVVVGGTVEWLVETGRHDITAYHEDGHSPHRSPKGAEDWGSPRLTGVGAEYEKTFDREGVYDYVDTQQVCTSHEVAGNIGRVVVGWPDPDAEPALADPQSEMPSQAARAIKLFNEQTRPVLEAGPDS is encoded by the coding sequence ATGACATCCACGTCCCGTCGCAGCGTCCTTCGATCGTCCGCCTGCGCGGTCGGGCTCGCCCTCGCCGGCTGTCTCGAGCGCGTGACCGATCGCTCGAGCGACGGCGACGACGAGGTCCCGAAGAACGCCGGCGAGCCGGGGACGCCCGCCGAGCGGGTCACCGTGACGGCGTCGTCGAATCCGTATCCCGAGTTCAATCCGCAGGTCGTCCACGTGGTCGTCGGCGGGACCGTCGAGTGGCTCGTCGAGACGGGCCGCCACGATATCACGGCGTACCACGAGGACGGCCACTCCCCCCACCGATCCCCGAAGGGTGCCGAAGACTGGGGGAGCCCCCGGCTGACCGGCGTCGGCGCGGAGTACGAGAAGACGTTCGACCGGGAGGGCGTCTACGACTACGTCGACACCCAGCAGGTCTGTACGTCCCACGAAGTCGCGGGGAACATCGGCCGCGTCGTCGTCGGCTGGCCCGATCCCGACGCGGAGCCGGCGCTGGCCGACCCCCAGTCCGAGATGCCGTCCCAGGCCGCCCGGGCGATCAAGCTGTTCAACGAGCAGACGCGTCCCGTCCTCGAGGCGGGGCCGGACTCCTGA
- a CDS encoding cytochrome c biogenesis CcdA family protein, with protein sequence MASGELVGAMLFALGAGVATFFSPCAYALLPGYVGYYVAATGEESPPLSGTLVRGFAASVGAIAVLGALSLAALLAGEAVGRVLPLLEVGVGIALIGLGIWVLYGGSGAVHVLLPERRSTVLGFGLFGAMYALAATACVLPLFLALALRSLTMPPLETALVLGTYAVGFGVLTVAVTVATAFGYALGAGRLAGYVDRVVRVAGAVLVVAGVGQLYVALG encoded by the coding sequence ATGGCCAGCGGCGAACTCGTCGGCGCGATGCTGTTCGCCCTCGGGGCCGGCGTGGCCACGTTCTTCTCGCCGTGTGCGTACGCGCTGTTGCCCGGCTACGTCGGCTACTACGTCGCCGCGACCGGCGAGGAGTCCCCGCCGCTGTCCGGGACCCTCGTCCGCGGATTCGCGGCGTCCGTCGGCGCGATCGCCGTCCTCGGCGCGCTGTCGCTGGCCGCATTGCTCGCCGGCGAAGCCGTCGGGCGAGTGCTCCCGCTGCTCGAGGTCGGCGTCGGGATCGCGTTGATCGGGCTCGGTATCTGGGTGCTGTACGGCGGGAGCGGAGCAGTCCACGTCCTCCTGCCAGAGCGGCGGTCGACCGTCCTCGGGTTCGGGCTCTTCGGCGCGATGTACGCGCTGGCGGCGACGGCTTGCGTGCTGCCGCTGTTCCTGGCGCTCGCGCTGCGGTCGCTGACAATGCCGCCGCTCGAGACGGCGCTGGTGCTCGGGACGTACGCGGTCGGGTTCGGCGTCCTGACGGTCGCGGTGACGGTCGCCACGGCGTTTGGCTACGCGCTCGGCGCCGGGCGACTCGCCGGCTACGTCGACCGCGTGGTCCGCGTCGCGGGCGCGGTCCTCGTGGTCGCGGGCGTCGGCCAGCTGTACGTCGCCCTCGGCTGA
- a CDS encoding cytochrome C oxidase subunit II, whose translation MTSPIKPPEGNWWNQSVNRRESIWLGLGAAWSLILFGWMSAWTRVGDQNPIGETFEVDSETYQEKMSAYKEEATETEDGLVPPGTDVYLNAMRFTWDGAPVVLETGTEYDIHLSSLDVQHGFSLRPEDALSKQINLQVLPGYEWVVPMTFDEPGTYHIICNEFCGQGHRTMHGTIVVEEGD comes from the coding sequence ATGACGTCACCGATCAAACCTCCCGAAGGAAACTGGTGGAATCAATCCGTCAACAGGCGCGAATCGATCTGGCTCGGACTGGGGGCCGCCTGGTCGCTCATCCTCTTCGGCTGGATGAGCGCCTGGACGCGCGTCGGCGATCAGAACCCGATCGGCGAGACGTTCGAAGTCGATTCCGAGACGTACCAGGAGAAGATGAGCGCGTACAAAGAGGAGGCGACCGAGACCGAAGACGGGCTCGTCCCGCCGGGAACGGACGTCTACCTCAACGCGATGCGCTTTACGTGGGACGGCGCACCGGTCGTCCTCGAGACGGGAACGGAGTACGACATCCACCTCAGTTCGCTGGACGTGCAACACGGCTTCTCGCTGCGACCCGAAGACGCGCTCAGCAAACAGATCAACCTGCAGGTGCTGCCCGGCTACGAGTGGGTCGTCCCGATGACGTTCGACGAGCCCGGCACGTACCACATCATCTGTAACGAATTCTGCGGACAGGGGCACCGCACCATGCACGGCACGATCGTCGTGGAGGAGGGAGACTAA
- the nirK gene encoding copper-containing nitrite reductase — translation MTQNNTHRRRFLQAMGAAGALAVAGCLGGDESGSEANGDQNGGNGNAEEGLPAAKSVDVDQIARDPTDIPDPVDWNEPRTHDVTIQTQKVTAEIEPGVTFDYMTFEGQVPGPMLRVRRGDTVNLTFDVPEDMNVAMHNMDFHAVYGPGGGADATTIAPDDDPTQIQFRAEYPGVFIYHCAVPAMDMHISSGMFGSILVEPEEGLPEVDNEFYLGQHEIYTTGEVGQQGHHGFDHDAMMREEPTYVVFNGQAYGFTEDAAGPMTANTGETARVYFANGGPNLLSSLHPIGNVWSDLYRDGDLLSEPANNIETTPVSPGTTTAGVMEFPVPGPVKIVDHALSRVVHRGALGIVDVEGEPRPEIFNPDP, via the coding sequence ATGACCCAAAACAACACTCACCGACGACGGTTCTTGCAGGCGATGGGTGCGGCCGGCGCGCTGGCGGTGGCCGGTTGCCTCGGCGGTGACGAATCGGGCAGCGAAGCGAACGGCGACCAGAACGGCGGAAACGGTAACGCAGAGGAGGGACTGCCGGCGGCGAAGTCGGTCGACGTCGACCAGATCGCACGGGACCCCACGGACATTCCCGACCCGGTCGACTGGAACGAACCCCGGACCCACGACGTGACGATCCAGACTCAGAAGGTCACCGCGGAGATCGAGCCGGGAGTCACGTTCGACTACATGACCTTCGAGGGGCAGGTCCCCGGCCCGATGCTCCGCGTGCGCCGGGGCGACACGGTCAACCTCACGTTCGACGTCCCCGAGGACATGAACGTGGCGATGCACAACATGGACTTCCACGCGGTCTACGGCCCGGGCGGGGGCGCGGACGCGACCACCATCGCGCCCGACGACGACCCGACCCAGATCCAGTTCCGCGCGGAGTACCCCGGCGTGTTCATCTACCACTGTGCGGTCCCGGCGATGGACATGCACATCAGTTCGGGGATGTTCGGCTCGATCCTCGTCGAACCCGAGGAGGGCCTGCCCGAGGTCGACAACGAGTTCTACCTCGGCCAGCACGAGATCTACACCACCGGCGAGGTCGGCCAGCAGGGCCACCACGGCTTCGACCACGACGCGATGATGCGCGAAGAGCCCACCTACGTCGTCTTCAACGGCCAGGCCTACGGCTTCACCGAAGACGCCGCCGGCCCGATGACAGCCAACACGGGCGAAACCGCCCGGGTCTACTTCGCCAACGGCGGCCCGAACCTGCTGAGCTCGCTCCACCCCATCGGGAACGTCTGGAGCGACCTCTACCGCGACGGCGACCTGCTGAGCGAACCGGCGAACAACATCGAAACCACGCCGGTCTCGCCGGGGACCACCACCGCCGGCGTGATGGAGTTCCCCGTCCCCGGGCCGGTCAAGATCGTCGACCACGCGCTCTCGCGGGTCGTCCACCGCGGCGCGCTCGGAATCGTCGACGTCGAGGGCGAACCCAGGCCCGAGATCTTCAACCCTGACCCGTGA
- a CDS encoding SCO family protein has product MTPSAPLDRRTFLRATGAAAVAASLAGCSQMTTSGDDDTVLSPPENHDRIENADLPHPIYGEAIPEATVPAPLHDRSVTTTEFTGDRHVMLTFIYTSCTTVCPGLTAALRRVQADARERGYADEMAFLTTTFDPEYDTAEVLEEYGEKHGVDYDAGNWYFLRPETPEDARAVVEETFGVAFERGGDSSGMHGGDMNGTNSSDDGGMDGGEHGDHARHFVHTSLILLVNKDGVVERAYTGGSPPGNDILEDARAVVEGW; this is encoded by the coding sequence ATGACCCCATCCGCACCCCTCGACAGGCGAACGTTCCTTCGCGCGACGGGCGCGGCTGCAGTCGCCGCGTCCCTCGCGGGTTGTTCGCAGATGACTACCTCCGGCGACGACGACACCGTCCTCTCGCCGCCCGAGAACCACGATCGCATCGAGAACGCCGACCTCCCGCACCCGATCTACGGCGAGGCGATCCCCGAGGCGACCGTTCCGGCGCCGCTACACGACCGGTCGGTCACGACCACGGAGTTCACCGGCGACCGTCACGTCATGTTGACGTTCATCTACACCAGCTGTACGACGGTCTGTCCGGGACTGACCGCGGCCCTGCGGCGCGTCCAGGCCGACGCCCGCGAGCGCGGCTACGCCGACGAGATGGCCTTCCTCACGACGACGTTCGATCCAGAGTACGACACGGCCGAGGTCCTCGAGGAGTACGGCGAGAAACACGGCGTCGATTACGACGCCGGCAACTGGTACTTCCTGCGGCCGGAGACCCCGGAGGATGCCCGCGCCGTCGTCGAGGAAACCTTCGGCGTCGCGTTCGAGCGAGGCGGCGACTCGAGCGGCATGCACGGCGGCGACATGAACGGCACCAACAGCTCCGACGACGGTGGAATGGATGGGGGCGAGCACGGCGACCACGCCCGCCACTTCGTCCACACGTCGTTGATCCTGCTGGTGAACAAAGACGGCGTCGTCGAGCGAGCCTACACCGGCGGCTCCCCGCCCGGTAACGACATCTTAGAAGACGCCCGTGCAGTCGTCGAGGGGTGGTAA
- a CDS encoding TlpA family protein disulfide reductase, producing MRRREVLAGAAGLAVLGGGAAAVNGWNPLESDGDAVETIELETIDAPGSEAGTAAIPERGRVTFVELFATWCTVCEGMMPTLAEVHEGVDDDVQFVSVTSEPVGNTITRDDVASWWGDHDGNWPVALDPDLELTEALDASGVPYAFVLDESNAVTWSGRGEKSADEIASAIDAARGE from the coding sequence ATGCGCCGTCGCGAGGTCCTCGCGGGAGCCGCGGGCCTCGCCGTCCTCGGCGGCGGCGCGGCCGCGGTCAACGGGTGGAATCCCCTCGAGAGCGACGGCGACGCCGTCGAGACGATCGAACTCGAGACGATCGACGCGCCCGGAAGCGAGGCGGGAACGGCGGCGATCCCCGAGCGCGGTCGGGTGACGTTCGTCGAACTGTTCGCCACCTGGTGTACCGTCTGCGAGGGGATGATGCCCACGCTCGCCGAGGTCCACGAGGGCGTCGACGACGACGTGCAGTTCGTCTCCGTGACGAGCGAGCCGGTCGGCAACACCATCACGCGCGACGACGTCGCGAGCTGGTGGGGCGACCACGACGGGAACTGGCCCGTCGCCCTCGATCCGGATCTCGAGCTGACGGAGGCGCTCGACGCCTCGGGGGTCCCGTACGCGTTCGTGCTCGACGAGTCGAACGCCGTGACCTGGTCCGGTCGGGGCGAGAAGTCGGCCGACGAGATTGCGTCGGCCATCGACGCCGCGAGAGGTGAGTGA
- a CDS encoding ATP-binding protein, giving the protein MGTWNRVISRADGQRIILTVGAMYVALAAGWLLLELETGTYPGDVVIDSLLVAGPGAVLLYAGYRLPRFDILAQYHAAVASWCLGGFGVMLGVLALYSLQPGELVDDPSTILILTALASVAGLTVGIRDAEAKTRTRELEQRNRELKGTQSELEKTVQRLEDANARLEASNERLEHQRAYTKRVLDAVHDIFYVLEPDGSLQRWNESLRAVTGYTDAEIESMTAVEFAADADREMIDDAVARGFETGNLQFEAKLHTKDGEHIPYEFAASTLETPDGGSVLAGIGRDISGRTARERELEARARQQQVVADLGQLALETDDIDELMHEASRQVAAVLDNEYCKVLDLDADGKALLLRQGVGWADGLVGEESVSAVEADSQAAYTLASDRPVVVEDLETETRFSGPDLLRNHDVRSGVSTIIGPISDPWGIFGTHDTEPGTFTEEDVNFVQSVANVLAEAIERQQYQTQLEALVADLEQSNERLEQFAYAASHDLQEPLRMVSSYLQLIERRYGDALDADGEEFLGYAVDGAERMREMIDALLEYSRVETRGDELEPVDLGSVLADVREDLRVKIEESDAEITAADLPRVEGDASQLRQVLQNLLSNALEYSGDEPPRIHVSADRDGDHWTVSVADDGIGIEPRDQAQIFNVFQRLHSREEHAGTGIGLALCERIVERHGGEIWVDSEPGEGATFSFTLPAVTRAAGDRVPGDSETVQ; this is encoded by the coding sequence GTGGGTACGTGGAACCGTGTCATCTCCAGAGCCGACGGGCAGCGCATCATCCTCACAGTGGGAGCGATGTACGTCGCGCTCGCTGCGGGCTGGCTGCTCCTCGAGCTCGAAACGGGGACGTATCCGGGAGACGTCGTCATCGATTCGTTGCTCGTCGCCGGCCCCGGAGCCGTCCTCCTCTACGCCGGATATCGGTTGCCCCGGTTCGATATCCTCGCCCAGTACCACGCCGCCGTCGCGAGCTGGTGTCTCGGCGGGTTCGGCGTCATGCTCGGCGTCCTCGCCCTGTATAGCCTCCAGCCCGGAGAACTCGTCGACGACCCGTCGACGATCCTCATCCTGACCGCGCTCGCCAGCGTCGCCGGCCTCACCGTCGGCATCCGCGACGCGGAGGCCAAAACGCGAACGCGGGAACTCGAGCAGCGAAATCGAGAGCTGAAAGGCACGCAGTCGGAACTCGAGAAGACGGTCCAGCGACTCGAGGACGCGAACGCGCGACTGGAGGCCTCGAACGAGCGTCTCGAGCACCAGCGGGCGTACACGAAGCGCGTGCTCGACGCCGTCCACGACATTTTCTACGTGCTCGAGCCGGACGGGAGTCTGCAGCGGTGGAACGAGAGCCTCCGTGCGGTGACGGGCTACACCGACGCCGAAATCGAATCGATGACCGCCGTGGAGTTCGCTGCCGACGCCGATCGCGAGATGATCGACGACGCGGTCGCGCGGGGATTCGAAACCGGAAACCTCCAGTTCGAAGCGAAGCTGCACACGAAAGACGGGGAGCACATTCCCTACGAATTCGCCGCCTCGACGCTCGAGACGCCCGACGGCGGATCGGTACTGGCGGGCATCGGGCGCGATATCTCCGGACGGACCGCGCGCGAACGGGAACTCGAGGCGCGAGCCCGCCAGCAGCAGGTCGTCGCCGACCTCGGCCAGCTCGCCCTCGAGACCGACGATATCGACGAGCTCATGCACGAAGCGAGTCGGCAGGTGGCGGCCGTCCTCGACAACGAGTACTGCAAGGTGCTCGACCTCGACGCCGACGGCAAGGCGTTGCTCCTCCGCCAGGGCGTCGGGTGGGCGGACGGCCTCGTCGGCGAGGAGTCGGTTTCGGCCGTCGAAGCCGACTCTCAGGCGGCCTACACCCTCGCGAGCGACCGCCCGGTCGTGGTCGAGGACCTCGAGACGGAAACGCGGTTCAGCGGTCCCGACTTACTGCGGAACCACGACGTCCGGAGCGGGGTCAGCACTATCATCGGCCCGATCAGCGACCCCTGGGGAATCTTCGGCACCCACGACACCGAGCCCGGAACGTTCACCGAGGAGGACGTCAACTTCGTCCAGAGCGTCGCCAACGTCCTCGCCGAGGCGATCGAGCGCCAGCAGTACCAGACGCAACTCGAGGCGCTGGTCGCCGACCTCGAACAATCCAACGAGCGGCTCGAACAGTTCGCGTACGCGGCCTCTCACGACCTGCAAGAACCTCTGCGGATGGTCTCGAGCTACCTGCAACTGATCGAGCGCCGGTACGGCGATGCCTTAGACGCCGACGGCGAGGAGTTCCTCGGGTACGCGGTCGACGGGGCCGAGCGGATGCGCGAGATGATCGACGCCCTCCTCGAGTACTCCCGCGTCGAGACGCGGGGTGACGAACTCGAGCCGGTCGACCTCGGGTCCGTGCTCGCAGACGTTCGCGAGGACCTCCGCGTGAAAATCGAGGAAAGCGACGCCGAGATCACGGCCGCGGACCTCCCGCGCGTCGAGGGCGATGCGAGTCAGCTCCGGCAGGTCCTGCAGAACCTGTTGAGCAACGCGCTCGAGTACAGCGGCGACGAGCCGCCGCGAATCCACGTCAGCGCCGACCGGGACGGGGACCACTGGACGGTATCCGTCGCCGACGACGGGATCGGCATCGAGCCGCGCGATCAGGCCCAGATCTTCAACGTCTTCCAGCGGCTCCACAGCCGCGAGGAACACGCCGGGACCGGCATCGGCCTCGCGCTCTGTGAGCGCATCGTCGAGCGCCACGGCGGCGAGATCTGGGTCGACTCCGAGCCCGGCGAGGGGGCGACCTTCTCGTTTACGCTGCCGGCGGTCACGAGGGCAGCCGGCGACCGAGTGCCGGGCGATTCGGAGACCGTCCAGTAA
- a CDS encoding cytochrome c oxidase subunit I, with the protein MAHKLDVLGLFDNEYRDDGFRTCSVTGLEVHRSVENHVKLFGLTAVVALLYGGIFAFTVAMTRWEAIGLLGPDAFYKHLSLHAWNLLIFWMVFMEIAILYVGGPMVLGRRLPFTKIAKGGWLVMAAGAVLVNYSIWTTQAPNEPPLLTAYVPMPIDPLFYAGAIVFILGTVVAALPFFATMWFEKRENPDSTLPLVSFAAFVTSIIAVEALVGGLVAFTPAMLWRLEIIEWWDAAWYRQMYWIIGHGTQQINLVAMIAVWYFLTHVVAGAEVVSEKVSRTAFILYLFFINLGAAHHLLSDPAVSTGWRLWNTSYAFYGATFASLIHAFAIPAGIEAGRRKRGKGGGLFGWLTSAPWTNPVFASTIFSIILFGFLGGTTGVMMGQLQLNMTWHNTFATVGHFHGTVVLGTTVAFMGLVFFVIRTMFMRKYISKRLASLQPFFYSGAMGVAVLMMMYVGILYGVPRRTAEVVRNIPGTEFSLSAASPLFALFGVFALLAIAGGVLFVLLAVGSLLFGDRVESPSDNADLVADGGSAERSSANDRATEPRDSLEMATDPDDPVHAYEMRGTFVLCLVFLAAFVVTYLLNWYLLTQLWSIGA; encoded by the coding sequence ATGGCACACAAACTGGACGTTCTCGGGCTGTTCGACAACGAGTATCGCGACGACGGCTTCCGGACCTGCTCCGTGACGGGGCTCGAGGTCCACCGCTCCGTCGAAAACCACGTGAAGCTGTTCGGGCTGACGGCGGTCGTCGCCCTGCTGTACGGCGGTATCTTCGCCTTTACCGTCGCGATGACCCGCTGGGAGGCGATCGGGCTGCTCGGACCCGATGCCTTCTACAAGCACCTCAGTCTGCACGCGTGGAACCTGTTGATCTTCTGGATGGTGTTCATGGAGATCGCCATCCTCTACGTGGGCGGCCCGATGGTGCTCGGCAGGCGCTTGCCGTTTACCAAGATCGCGAAGGGCGGCTGGCTCGTCATGGCTGCCGGCGCGGTGCTAGTCAACTACTCGATCTGGACGACCCAGGCACCGAACGAACCGCCGCTACTGACCGCCTACGTCCCGATGCCGATCGATCCGCTGTTCTACGCGGGCGCGATCGTCTTCATCCTCGGGACCGTCGTCGCGGCGCTGCCGTTTTTCGCGACGATGTGGTTCGAGAAGCGCGAGAACCCCGACTCGACGCTGCCGCTCGTGAGCTTCGCCGCGTTCGTCACGTCGATCATCGCCGTCGAGGCGCTGGTCGGCGGGCTCGTGGCGTTCACGCCAGCGATGCTGTGGCGACTCGAGATCATCGAGTGGTGGGACGCGGCCTGGTACCGCCAGATGTACTGGATCATCGGTCACGGTACCCAGCAGATCAACCTCGTCGCGATGATCGCGGTCTGGTACTTCCTGACTCACGTCGTCGCGGGCGCGGAGGTCGTCAGCGAGAAAGTCTCGCGGACGGCTTTTATCCTCTACTTGTTCTTCATCAACCTCGGAGCGGCCCACCACCTGCTCTCGGATCCCGCGGTCTCGACTGGATGGCGGCTCTGGAACACCTCCTACGCGTTCTACGGCGCGACGTTCGCGAGCCTGATCCACGCCTTCGCCATCCCGGCGGGCATCGAGGCCGGTCGCCGCAAGCGCGGCAAGGGCGGCGGCCTGTTCGGCTGGCTCACGTCCGCGCCGTGGACGAACCCGGTGTTCGCCTCGACGATCTTCTCGATCATCCTCTTTGGCTTCCTCGGCGGGACAACCGGGGTCATGATGGGCCAGCTGCAGCTCAATATGACCTGGCACAACACGTTCGCGACGGTGGGTCACTTCCACGGCACCGTCGTCCTCGGGACCACGGTCGCGTTCATGGGCCTTGTCTTCTTCGTGATCCGGACGATGTTCATGCGCAAGTACATCTCAAAGCGCCTCGCGTCGCTCCAGCCGTTCTTCTACTCGGGTGCGATGGGCGTGGCCGTGCTGATGATGATGTACGTCGGCATCCTCTACGGCGTCCCGCGCCGGACCGCCGAGGTCGTTCGGAACATTCCGGGCACCGAATTCAGCCTCTCGGCAGCGTCGCCGCTGTTCGCGCTCTTCGGGGTCTTCGCACTGCTCGCCATCGCGGGCGGCGTCCTCTTCGTCCTGTTGGCGGTCGGCTCGCTGCTCTTCGGCGACCGCGTCGAGAGTCCGAGCGACAACGCCGATCTCGTGGCCGACGGGGGGAGCGCGGAACGCAGTTCCGCGAACGATCGAGCGACGGAGCCGCGAGACAGCCTCGAGATGGCGACCGATCCCGACGACCCCGTCCACGCCTACGAGATGCGCGGCACGTTCGTCCTCTGTCTGGTCTTCCTCGCCGCGTTCGTGGTCACGTATCTGCTGAACTGGTACCTGCTCACGCAGCTCTGGTCGATCGGAGCCTGA